The Haloferax volcanii DS2 DNA segment GGAGGCGCGCGCCTACCACCACCACGAGGAACTCGACGAAGACGCGCTCGACGAGGAGATTCGAGCCCTGCTTTCGCACGCCGCCGAGGAGTCCGCGGACCACCGCGAGCGCCTCGAAGCCGTCATCGACCGGCTGGCAGTCGACAGCGTCCCCTTCGAGGAGATAGAGGCGCTGGTCGAGGCCCAGTACGGCCAGACGAAGCCCGAGGACTTCGACGGCGTCCTCTACGACCAACTCTGCAACGAGGAGACCGCATACAAGTTCTACGACGACGTCATCGAGGCCATCGAGGCGAGCGAGGCACAGTTCTCTATCGACCGCGAGGAACTCGTCGCCACCCTGTCGGCGATTCGCGACGAGGAGGCCGAGGGCGTAGAAGAAGTGACGCGAATCATGGAAGACCGCGAGTGAAACGATGAACACGGCAGACCAATACGTCAAGGCGATTTACCTGCTGCAGGAGATGGAGAACGGCCCGGCGGCCACCGGCGCGCTCGCGGACATGATGGAGGTGAGTCCCGCGAGTGCGAACGAGATGATCGGCAAGCTCGAATCCCGCGGCCTCGCCGAACACGAGAAGTACAAGGGCGTCACGCTCACGGACGACGGCATCGTCCGCGCCCGCGACGCGCTCCAGACCTACTGCATCATCGAGCGCTTCCTCTCGAACGTCCTCGACGTCGAGGAGTTCCGCGCGGAGGCCCGCGAACTCGAACCCGTCATCGACGGGATGATCGCGGAGCGACTCGACACCATCATCGACCGTAACTCCGAGTGTCCCGACTGTTTCGACCCCGAGACGGACGCCTGCGAGTATCTCGACGTGTGCGGCGCGGAACCCGAGACGGAGACGGAAGCCGCGGACTGAGTTTCACTTACACTCTACTTGCCGAATCACTATCTAGCACGGTAGTGAGAGCGTGTCATAGAATTCTCCTCATACTCTGAGCATCTCCCGTCCCGGGTTGTCACCTCGTTCGTCGTTGGTGATTGCGACGACGAGTCGCAGGCACAGCGCCAGAAACACTTGCGCTCGTGCGTGAACGCGGCCTCGGGCGCGGACGTGCCCGAGGCCGCAGTCCTTGACCGCATCGTTCGTTCGCTCAACCTGTGTCCGGCGGTTGTACGTCTCCTCTAAGACCGATTGCTTCAGCTGAAGGTCCTCGCTGTGTTCCTCTATTTGATCTTCAACCCTGTACTCGATATCGAGCGGCTCATCGGTGTTTCGCGGATTGTACGGCGCAACGGGCACGACTCCTGCGTCCAGCAGGAAGTCGTGCCACTGGAGTGTGTCGTAGGCACTGTCGCCAATTATCCAGATCGGAGTGTCGACGGCGAGCGCGTCACGCGTGACGCGCATCGCCGTCTCTTCTGAGGCTTGTTTCGCCTGTGTGAATTCTGCTGCAATAGGAATCTTCGCTCCCGTCGAGACGATCGTACAGCCGAAGCCGTAGTAGTGCTCTTCAGCCGTCGAATCGTAGTTCCATGAGGCTTCATCGTTCCACTGAATCGCCTCAACGTGAGTTGAATCGATTCGATACGTAGAGTCGAGCAGGCCCCGGAGGGCGGCCTGCTCGACGAGGTGGTCGAAGACTTCGTCAACGACGTGTTCGAGGTCAGTGAGGAAGCGATCGACCGCGTCTCGCGACGGCGGTCGATCGAAGCCACAACAGCGCCAGACGAGTGGATTCTGCAGTTCGCGCGTGATTGGACGAGTACCGTAGACGTTCTCGTAGTAGCAGTGCAGAAAGCCTCGGAAGAGTTCTGGTGGCTTGTGTACTCGTGTTCGCCCCCGCTTGCAGGGGGCGAACACGTCGTACTCACGCAGAAATTCGAACTCAAGATGTTCAAACAACGGAACTGTCTCGGTGGCCGCTGCTTTCAAAAACTCGTCGAGCGAAGCAACGTTTTGCAGGGTTGTGGTTGTGCTGGACACACTTTCCGCACCCTGCATCCTCGTATGTGACGCTTTCTATGACACGCTCTAGTGATGTTATTTTATCGAGTGCCCGTCCTGTGGCAAACAGCTAGCAACAGAACAGGGAATGCGGCAGCACCACACAAAGGTCCACAACACACCGCTGCCTAACCGAGTCTGTAAACGCTGCCATCAGGAGTTTTACGATCCAAAGTCTCAGCGTGTTTACTGCGAAGAGTGTTATTCAGAGCAAGGAAATCAGAACGGTAACTGGCGAGGGGGTAAAGAAACAGAGACGTGCAGCGTTTGCGATGCTACGTTTTCCTACTACCCATCAAATAAGCAGGGTGTTTACTGTTCAGAGTGTGTCAAGGAGGCAGAAGGGCTACTCCCTGAAAACCCCGCAGAGCGAATTGAGTTAATAAGAACCGCGTGTAGCTTTTGTGAGGCTCAACTCGAACGACTCCCTTCGTCGATTAACGGGAACGAATACGGATCATTCTGCGACTTAGACTGCTATGGGAAGTGGCTCTCTAACAACATTGTTGGCTCGAACCACCATTAATGGGAAGGCGGAACCCTCTTTTATAGAGAGTCTTGGTGGCCAGTTCGTCGAAAGGCACTAGAACGAGACAATTACACGTGCCAGCGATGCGGAGCGGATAGCGAAGAACTGGGACAGAACCCAGACGTGCATCATCTAAATCGGGTTCGCGACTTCGATGACCCGAGTAACGCCCACACGCTGTCCAACGTTGTTTCTCTGTGTCGCTCTTGTCACCGACTCGTAGAAGGTGGAGACAAAAAGTAAGGTTATTGTGCCGGCATCACCCAATTTCAGATGTCAGTCCCGTGGTGTAGCGGCCAATCATAGCGGCCTTTGGATTGGTACGGTTCATTGCGTGCCGAGAAGACAGCCGCTGACGGCGGTTCGAATCCGCCCGGGACTACTCGAACTTCTCCTGCGAATCCATATCACGCCGAGTCGCGTCGCAGCCGAGCGATTTTTATCGCCGTACAATGACAATACACTAACGTGTCTCTGCTGCATCCGGTGTCGGCCGCTCGGCACCTCGCGTACACCCTCCACTACGCGCTCGTTCGGGCGAACTACGAGCGACGGCTCGTCGCCACGAAGAAACACGTCGGGCGGACGAGCTTCCGGAGCTACGAACTGTACAACCGTCACGGTAACGACGTGCTCCTGCAAGCGCTGTTGCTCGACCTCGACGGCGGCGACGTGGTCGTCGACGTGGGCGCGAACACGGGGACCTACACGCTCGCGGTCGCGGCCAGCGAACCCTCCGCGCAGGTCGTCGCCGTCGAGCCGCACCCCGAGGTCGTCGACCAGTTGCGGGCGAACGTCGAGGTCAACGACTTCGACGACCGGGTGGACCTCCTCGACTGCGGCCTCGGCGAAACCGACGAATCCCGAGCGTTCCACCTGTCGAGCTACGACGAACTGGGGTCGTTCTCGCGAGACCACGCGAGCGCGTGGGGGGCGCGGGTCGTCGACACGGCGTCGGTATCGATGCGACGGCTGGACTCGCTCGTCGAGTCCGGGACGGTCCCGCCGCCGGACCACCTGAAGGTTGACGTCGAAGGGTTCGGCCTGAACGTGCTCCGGGGGGCGGAGGCGGTCCTTCGGGAGCACCGGCCGACGGTGTATTTCGAACTGCACGACGCCCGCGGGAGCCACGACGAAGCGGCGGCGAAGGCCCTGCTCCGGGAGTCGGGCTACGAGCTGGTTCCGGTCCGCGAGGGCTGGGTATGCGAGCCTCGGGCGCGGGCAGAAGCGTCCCGGTCCACGTAGTCGCGTCCGAGGAGTCGATTCGACCGGCGACCGGCTATTCGAGGACGAAGTTCACGCGCTCGTGTGCCGAGCCTTGGGTCGTCCGGCCGGCGATGGAGACCGTGCCGATGTCGCCCGTCGATTCGACGTGAGTTCCCGCGCAGGCGGTCCGGTCGAAGGGGTCGTCTGCGTCGCCGATTTCGACGATTCGAACCTCCCGAATCGACTCCGGAAGCAGGTGGAGTCTGGTGCGGTCGGGGTCGAGCGTCGCTTCGGCCTCCTCGCGGTCGAGGCTGTACCACCGGACGGGGAGGTCGGACGCGACGAGGTCGTTCAGGCGCGTCTCGATGGTCCGGAGGTCGTCGCCGTCGAAGCGGTCGTAGGCGCAGTCGAGATGTGCGTGGTCGGCGTACAGTTGGTTACCGGTCGTCTCGGCGTCGAACTCGTCGAGGAGGACCGCAGAGAGGAGATGCTGGGCCGTGTGGTAGCGGCTGTGGGCGCGCCGCCGCGCCGGGTCGACGCGTCCGGTGACGGTCGCCCCCGGGTCGGGCGCGTCGCCCGCGACGACGTGTTCGATTCGGTCGCGTTTCTGGACGTCCGTCACGTCCCACGTCTCGCCGTCGCAACCCTCGCCGTCTACCGATAGGGTGCCCGTGTCGTGCGGTTGGCCGCCGCCTTCGGGGTAGAAGTACGTCCGGTCGAGGACGACGCGGTCGGTTCCGCGGACCGTCTCGACGGTCGCCTCGAACTCGTGTGTCGTCGCGTCGTCGAGGTATCGTGCTTCGGTCACGTCGGGGTCGACGCGGGCGGGCGAGTTAACTCTCATCGATGTGCCAGCAGTTCACATTGGCGGCCACGAGACCCGGTCTGTTCGCCCGAGAGCCCGGTTCCCGCGACTCAGGGTGGTCGTAACGCCTAAGAGTGGAACGACCCTCATTCCGTGTAATGAGAATACGCACGTGCCAACACCGACGGAGGTTCTGCCGTGGGCGTTGAAATCAAAGAGTCGGCGGTCTCCGACGCCGAGTTCGAGGATATGAAGCGTTTCGTCTCGGACTATCTCTCTGCGAGCGTCGAAAACGAAGACGACGGCGGGCGGATGCGCTGGTATCCGTGGCACTCCGCGGAGTACCGGTTCAACCACATCCTCAACGTCGTCGACCTCGCGACGCGCATCGCCGACCGCGAGGGCGCGGACGTGAACGTCGTTCGCGTCGCCGCCCTCTTTCACGACATCTCGAAGCTCGAAGCCGACCAGGAGGTCCACGCGGAGGAGGGCGCTCGCGTCGCCCGCGAGTTCCTCAGCAGCCACGGCGACTACCCCGACTCCTTCGTCGACCAGGTGTGTCAGGTCGTCTCCGACCACTCGTATCAGGGGCCGCTGACCGACGTGTCGCTTGAGACGCGCTGTCTCATCGAGGCCGACATCCTCGACAAAATCGGCGCGAACGGCACCGCGCTGATGCTCCTGCGGATGGGCTACGAGGCCCGGACCCACATGGACGCCGCCGAGATGGTCGAACGCGTCTTCGAGCGCGGCCGCGACGCCTCCGACCGGCTCGAAACCGACACCGCCCAGAGCTTCGCTCACCAGCGGCTCAAGCGCGTCAAGTGGTTCCGAGAGTGGCTCGAAGAGGAGGTCCCCGAGATGGACCACGACGGCCAGTTCAGCGGCTGAACGAAACCCCGTCGCGACCGCGGTCCCGGTTTTCCGACCCTCCTCAGAGCGTGTCGAGAATCGAGAGCACACGTTCTTCGGCGTCGCGGCCGGGGTCGTGTTCCGCGCCGTCGCGGTCGCTGTCGCGGTGGTCGGCGACCGACCGGCGCATCGCCTCCTCGACGGGGGCGGACTCCCAGCCGAGACGGGCGAGTTTGTCCGTCGAGAGGACGTGCGGGTAGTCGCGGTAGAGGATGAAGTCGTCCATCGAGAGGCCGGCCGCGGCGAGTTCACGCTCGCCCGCGTGGACGACCTCGACGTCGGTGCCGGCGGCGTCAGCGATGGCTTCGACCATCTCTTCGAGCGTCACGAGCCGTCTGTCACCGACGTTGTAGGCCTCGCCCGCCTCGCCCTCCTCGGCGACGACGCGCATCGCGCTCGCCACGTCCTCGACGTAGGCGCGGTGCCAGACGTTCGTCCCGTCGCCGGGGACGACGACGCGGTCGTAGTTCAGCACGCGGTCGATCCAGTAGTCGAGGCGCTCGGTGTAGTCGTCGGGGCCGTAGACGATGCAGGGCCGGACGGACATCGCGTTGATGCCCCGCGAGGCCGCCTCGAAGACGACGCGGTCGCCCTCGGCTTTCCGCGGGCCGTAGCTCGCACCCGAGTCGTCTGCCGCCTGCTCGTCGGTGCAGTCGCAAAGCAGCGTCTCGTCCTCGCGCTTCGGGATGACCTCGCTTCCGTAGGCCGCGCCGCTGGAGATGTAGACGTAGGCGTCCACGTCGGCGAAGACGTCGACCGCAGAGGCGACCTCCGCGGGCTTGTACGCCACGCAGTCGAACACCGCGTCGGGGGCGACGGTCAGCTTCGCGGTTCGAAGCGCCTCGTCGTCGGTTCGGTCGCCCTGCACGTGTTGGACGCGCGGGTCGTCCTCGAAGGGGTTGTCGTGGTTCCCGCGGTTGAAGATGGTCACGGCGTAGCCGCTGTCGAGGAGTTCCGAGACGAGGTGGCGGCCGATGAATCGCGTGCCGCCGATGACGAGTGCGTTGTCCATGTCTCGGTCGAAGGCGCGCGCGGTGAAAAACGTGAGAGAATCGGTTGCGGGTGCCGGAACCCGCTCGCCGTTAGCGGCGGTTCGAGACGGCCGGGGTCCGTCTCCGTCTCAGTCGTCGCTCGTCGTCGCCGCGCCGACTCTGTCGGCTCCGGCGTCGACGATTGCGCCCGCCTTCGCGGGGAGTTCGTTGCGAACGTCCTCGCGGCCGTCTTCGGCGATGACCTCGGCGTACGCGTCGGGCATCACCTTCACGAAGTCTCCGAGCACGGACTGCCAGTCGTCGAGCAGTTCGGCCGCGCGGTCGGAGTCGGTGTACGTGCGGTGGTTCTCGACGAGTCGGGTGAGCATCGCCTCGTCCTTGTCGTCGAGGTGGTCTTCGAGCGTCACCATCTCGGTGTTCGCCTTCGCGGCGAACTCGTCGTCGGGGTCGTAGACGTAGGCTACGCCGCCGGACATCCCCGCGGCGAAGTTGCGCCCCGTCTCCCCGAGGACGGCGACGACGCCGCCGGTCATGTACTCACAGCCGTGGTCGCCGACGCCCTCGACGACCGCCTTCACGCCGGAGTTGCGGACGCCGAAGCGCTCGCCGGCGAGGCCGTTGACGTAACATTCGCCCTGCGTCGCGCCGTAGAGGGCGACGTTGCCGATGAGGATGTTTTCGGCGGCCTCGTAGTTGGCCTCGGCGGGCGTGTCGACGATGACGCGGCCGCCGGAGAGGCCCTTGCCGACGTAGTCGTTGGCGGCCCCGGTGAGCCGCATCGTGACGCCGCGGGCGAGGAAGCCGCCGAACGTCTGGCCGGCGATGCCGTCGAACTCACAGCGGATGGTGTCGTCCGGGAGTCCCTCGCCGCCGTGGGCGTTCGAGATGCGGTTCGAGAGCATCGCGCCGACCGCGCGGTCGACGTTCGAGAGGTCGCGGCGGATGACGACCGGCTCGCGGTTCTCGATGGCGTCTGCGGCCTCGTCGATGAGTTTGTGGTCGACGTGCGTCTCGATGTCGGCGTGGACCTGGGCTTCGGTCTTCCGGCGCGCGCCCGTCTCGGGCTCGGCCAGCACCGACGAGAGGTCGAGGTGCTTCGCCTTCTCGTGGTCCGTCTCGACCTGCCGGAGCAGCGAGAGACGACCGATCATCTCGTCGAGCGAGGTGAAGCCGAGGTCGGCCATGATTTCGCGGAGCTCCTGTGCGATGAACGTCATGTAGTTGATGACGTGGTCGGGCTCGCCGGGGAAGCGGCGGCGCAGGTTCTCGTCCTGCGTGGCGACGCCGACCGGGCAGGTGTTCTCGTGGCACTGACGGGCCATCACGCAGCCCGAGGTGACGAGCGACGCGGTCCCGAAGACGTACTCTTCGCCGCCGAGGAGGGCGGCGACGGCCACGTCGCGGCCGGTCTTCATGCCGCCGTCGACGGAGACGCGGATGCGGGAGCGAAGCCCCGTCGCGCGGAGCATCTGGTTGGCCTCGGCGAGGCCGAGTTCCCACGGGAGACCGGCATTCTTGATGGAAGTCTTGGGCGACGCGCCGGTGCCGCCGTCGTAGCCGGAGATGTGGACCACGTCGGCTTTCGCCTTCGAGACGCCGGCGGCGATGGTGCCGATGCCGGCCTCGGAGACGAGCTTGACGTTGATGTCGGCGTCGGGGTTGGCCGACTTCAGGTCGAAGATGAGCTGCTTGAGGTCCTCGATGGAGTAGATGTCGTGCAGCGGCGGCGGCGAGATGAGGCCGACGCCCGGCGTCGCATACCGGACGTGCGCAATCATCTCGTTTACCTTCTTGCCGGGGAGGTGGCCGCCCTCGCCGGGCTTCGAGCCCTGCGCCATCTTAATCTGAATCTCGTCGGCCGACGAGAGGTAATGAGAGGTGACGCCGAAGCGGCCGGAGGCGACCTGCTTGACGTTACACTCCTTTTCGGTGCCAAAGCGCTCCGGCGGCTCGCCGCCCTCGCCGGAGTTGGACTTGCCGCCGATGCGGTTCATGGCGATGGAGTTGTTCTCGTGGGCCTCCGGCGAGAGGCTGCCGAGCGACATCGCGGCCGTCGAAAAGCGTTTGACGATATCCTCGACGGGTTCGACCTCGTCGATGTCCACCGGCTCGCGGTCGGAATCGAATTCGAGGAGGCCGCGGAGCGCCTTCAGCTGCTTCGACTGGTCGTTGACCAGCTCCGCGAACTCCTTGTACTTCTCGTAGTCGCCGGCGCGGACGGACTGCTGGAGCGTGCCGACGGTCTGGGGGTTCCAGCCGTGGTGGATGCCGGCCGAGCGGTTCTCGTACTCGCCCTGTCGTTCGAGCTTCGGGTCCGCGCCGAACGCGGCGGCGTGACGGGTCAGCAGGTCTTCCTCGATGACGTCGAGGCCGATACCCTCGGTGCGGATTTCGGTGCCCTCGAAGTACTCGGCGACGAAGTCGGATTCGAGGCCGACGGCTTCGAAAATCTGCGCGCCGCGGTAGCTCTCGACCGTCGAGATGCCCATCTTGGCCATCGTCTTGAGCAGGCCGTCTTCGAGCGCGTGGACGTACGCGTCGATGGCCTCGCCCTCGTCGGCCCCGTCGGGGCCGGTGACGACGTCCTCGATGGTCTGGTAGGCGAGGTAGGGGTTCACCGCGCCCGCGCCGTAGCCGACGAGCGTGGCGAGGTGGTGGACCTCGCGGGGGTCGCCGGACTCGACGACGAGGCCGGCGTGGTTCCGGAGGCCGTTGCGGACGAGGCTGTGGTGGACCGCGCCCGTCGCGAGCAGGCTCGGGATGGCGACGCGGTCGGGGCCGACCGCGCGGTCGGAGAGGACGACGATGTCCGCGCCGTCTTCGATGACCGCCTTGGCCTCGTCGCGGACGGCCTCGATGGCCTCGCGGATGTCGCCGCCTTTCTCGTAGGTGATGTCGACGACTTCGCTCCGTATGTCGTCGTCGAGGTCCTTGATGGCCGCAGTCTCGGCGTCCGTGAGGACCGGCGAGTCGAGGACGAGCTGACGCGCGTGCTCGGGTGACTCGTCGAGGAGGTTACGCTGGCGGCCGAGCCGCGACTCCAGGCTCGTCACGAGCTTCTCGCGGATGTAGTCGATAGGCGGGTTCGACACCTGCGCGAACAGCTGCTTGAAGTAGGTAAACAGCGGGCGGTTGAGGTCCGACAGCACCGAAAGCGGCGTGTCGTCGCCCATCGAGCCGACGGGGTCCTTACCGTCGCGGGCCATCGGCTCTATCATGTGGTTGAGCTGGTCGTGCGTGTAGCCGAACGCCGCCTGCGTCGCGCGGAGCGACTCGACCTGTCCGCGCGAGGTGGAGTCGGTGTCGCCGGCGATGTCGTCGAGATGGCGCTGCTGTTGGTCGACCCACTCGCCGTACTTCTCGTCGGTGAGGGAGTCGAACACCTCGGCGTCGGGGATGACGCGGCCCTCCTCGGGATCGGCCATGAAGATCTCGCCGGGCTGGAGGCGACCGCGGGATTCGAGTTCCGCGGGGTCGGTGTCGAGCGCGCCGACCTCGCTGGCGACGATGAGGCGGCCGTCGGTCGTCACCTCGTAGCGACACGGACGGAGGCCGTTGCGGTCGAGGACGGCGGCGATGCGGTCGCCGTCGGTCGCCGCGACGAGCGCGGGACCGTCCCACGGCTCGACGAGCGAGGCGTGGAAGTCGTACCAGTCGCGGCGCGCTTGGTCCATCGCGTCGTCGTTGCGGTACGCCTCGGGGATGAGCATCCGCAGGACGTGCGGGAGTTCGCGGCCGCTCTTGAGGAGCAGTTCGACCACGTTGTCCACGCTCGCGGTGTCGGACTGGTCGGCCTTCGTGATGGGCATGAGCGTCTCGATGTCGTCGCCGAAGGCCTCGTGCTGGAGGTCCGTCTCGCGGGCGCGCATCCAGTTGACGTTGCCGCGGATGGTGTTTATCTCGCCGTTGTGGATGACCTGGCGGTACGGGTGGGCGAGATGCCACGCGCCGAGCGTGTTGGTGGAGAATCGCGCGTGAACGAGCGCGAGTTCGGTCACCATCCGCTCGTCGCTGAGGTCGGGGTAGTAGTTCGGGAGCTGTTCGGCCGTGAGCAGTCCCTTGTAGACGATGGTCTTGCGGTCGAGCGAGCAGACGTAGAACCGTCCCGCGCCCTCGATAGCGAGGTCGTCGACCGCCTTCTCTGCGGCTCGGCGGGCGAGGTACAGCGCCCGGTCGAACTCGTCTACGGTCATCCCGTCGGCCGGCTCGACGAACAGTTGCCAGACGTCGGGCTCCGATTCGAGCGCGGTCGCGCCGAGGTCGGCGTTGTCGGTCGGCACGTCGCGCCAGTCGAACACGGAGAGCCCGTGGTCGGCCAGCGAGTCCTCGACAACCGCCGAAACGCGCTCGCGAACCTCGTCGTCGGTCGGCATGAACACCGAACCTGCCGCGTAGAGGTCCGGAAGCTCGGATTCGAGGACGGCTTCGAAGAACTCGTCGGGTCGTTGCAGCAGGATACCCGCCCCGTCCCCGGTGTTTTCCTCAGCGCCCGTGGTGCCGCGGTGCTCGAGGTTCTCCAGGAGTTCGAGGCTGTCTGCGACGACTCGGTGCGAAGCGCCGTTTTCGAGGTCTACGACGGCCCCAACGCCGCAGTTCGACCGCTCGTCGGTCGGGTCGGCTAACCCGTCCTGAGCGAAGGGTGCGTCTATGTGTGGCTTGGTCATACGCCAATAGTACGGCTACCCGCATAAGCAACTTTTCCTGAAACCATAAGGGTGTTACAATGTCATATAAGGATGTATCCATACATAGTATGGGGACTAATGATGATTCGACGGACGACGAAAAATATGAACAATCGTGTAAAATCCGGCGGCCGGTTCAGTAGGACTTCGCGAAGTACGCCGTCTCCTCGGCGTCGTCGCCGCAGACCGCGCAGTTCTCGCCGTCGTGAATCTCCGCGTCCTCGTCGTTCAGGGGCACCATGACGATTTCGGCGGCGATTTGCTCCTTAATCTCGTCCTCGCAGGCCTCGTCTCCGCACCACGGCGCTTTCACGTAGCCGCCGTGCTGGCCGATGGTGCCGAGAATCTCGTTGCGCTCGGACGCCTCGCGGACGTTTTCTTCGAGGTTCTCCTCCGCGGCGGCGTAGAGCTTCGCGTACACTTCGTCGAACTGCGCTTGGACGGCTTCAGCGATGTTCTCGCGGTCGAGTTCGACCGAATCGCCGTCGGGGCGGTGGACGGCCGTGACGACGTCGTCGTCGACCTCGTTCGGGCCGATTTCGAAGCGGACGGGGACGCCCTTGAGCTCCCACTCGTTGAACTTGAAGCCGGGGTTGCGCTCGTCGCGGGCGTCGAGTTCGACGCGGACGCCCGCGTCTTCGAGGTCTTCGGCGATGTCCTTGGCGTAGTCGAGGACCTTCTCCTGCGTGTCGGCCTGCCAGATGGGGACGATGACGACCTGCTCGGGCGCGATGGTCGGCGGCAGGACGAGGCCCTGGTCGTCGGAGTGCGTCATGATGAGCGCGCCGAGCGAGCGCCACGACAGCCCCCACGAGGTCGTGTGGGCGGGCTCTTCGTCCTCGTCTTCGGTCGTGTAGGTGAGGTCGAACGCCTCTGCGAAGGAGGTGCCGAGGTAGTGGGAGGTGCCGGCCTGCACGGACTTGCCGTCGGGCATGAGCGCCTCGACGGTCGTCGTCGTGTCCGCGCCGGGGAACTTGTCGTGTTCCGGCTTCGCGCCGCGGAGCACGGGGATGGCGAGCACGTCCTCGTAGAGCGACTGGTACTGCGAGAGGCGGGTCATCGTCTCGTCCCACGCGCCGTCGCGGGTCTCGTGGGCCGTGTGACCTTCCTGCCAGAGGAACTCCTTGGTGCGGAAGAACGGCTTCGTCTCGGTCGCTTCCCAGCGCACGACGGAGGCCCACTGGTTCACGCGGAGCGGGAGGTCGCGGTGGCTACGGACCCACTGGGCCATGTAGGGCGCGATGATGGACTCGGAGGTCGGGCGGACGGCGAGGCGCTCTTCGAGTTCCTCGTGGCCGCCGTGGGTGACCCACGCCACCTCGGGGTCGAACCCCTCGACGATGTCCTTCTCGCGTTCGAGGTAGCTCTCGGGGATAAACAGCGGGAAGTACGCGTTCTGGACGCCCGTCTTCTTGAACTCGCCGTCGAGGTAGTTCTGGATGGACTCCCACAGCGCGTAGCCGCGCGGGCGAGTCACGATGAAACCGCTCATGCCCTCCGGGCCGTAGTTCGCGAGGCCCGCCTTCTGGACGACCTCGGCGTACCACTCGCCGGTGTTGTACTGCTTCGACTCGGTGATTCCGAGTTCCTGCTCGTCGCTCATTGCCCATCGGTAGCCGCAGCGAACCCTTAAACGCCCCGAAGGTGCCGGCGCGCCGCCCCGCCGCGCAGACCACCTCTCGTCGACGACGGTCGGCGGTTCCGGCGGACGCATAGATACATATCGCCGGCTATCCTACCAGTACGTGGTGGTTGGCGTGCTAACAATGGACACAATTGTAAGCGGCGAACGGCCGACTCCTCGGGAGGGGACGGTCCGAATCGAACTGTGGGTTCCGAGCGGGCGGCGCGCGGAGTTCACACCGGTCATCGACCGACTGGACGACGCCGTCGAGCGCGGCCTTATCGAGGAGTACACCGTCGAGACGTGGGACCGGTTCGTGGACCTTTCGGGGAGCCTGAGTCCGCGCGAGCGACGCGTCCGCGACCGGCTCGCGTCGTACGCCCAGTGGGCGGCGACACACGGCGAGCGGCTGACGGGATTAGGCGACCTCGGCGTGCGTGGCGTCGGACGGATGGGCCCGGAGCGGCTGACGCGGCGACCCCGCGGGCGGTCGTGGCAGAGTACGAAAACGGCGTACTCGCGCACGTGACAGCGTGCGAGGAGTGCGTCGGCGCGTTCCGTGGACGGCTCCGCGACCTCGACTCGGAACACGAACGCGAGTCCGAAACCTCGTCGGAGCCGGTTCGTATCGAGTGGTAAGACGCGACTCGAACCTCTTTTTCGCGCGACGCCGTCCGGTGGTCAGCGCCGACTGTCGAACGGCGAGTCACCCTCGCGCCACGACCACCCCGGCAGGCGGGTCTGAAACCCCGCGGCGAGCGCGGCATCGAGGTCGTCGCGTCCGGCGGGACCGTCGGTGTGGACGGCCACGTCCGCGAAGTGGAACGTCGCCTGCGCGAGCAGTCGAAGCGGTTCGCCGCCGGCGATGGTCGCCGCGAGTTCGCGGCCGAGCACCTCGTCCACGACGAACCCGGGATAGTCGTCCTGCACGTCCAACTGTTTGAGGATGCGCACGTAGGCCGCGACGTTGACGCCGACCTCGCCGTCGGCGAACACCGCGTCGACCGCCTCGCGGTAGGCCGCCTCGTCGACCGCGCTGACGCGCGTGTCGAACTGCTCGCCGAGTCGCCGTCGCGTCTCGTTGATGAGCGGGACGACCACGTCCGCACGCGCTCGAACCCAGTCGTGTTCCG contains these protein-coding regions:
- a CDS encoding IS5-like element ISHvo7 family transposase codes for the protein MSSTTTTLQNVASLDEFLKAAATETVPLFEHLEFEFLREYDVFAPCKRGRTRVHKPPELFRGFLHCYYENVYGTRPITRELQNPLVWRCCGFDRPPSRDAVDRFLTDLEHVVDEVFDHLVEQAALRGLLDSTYRIDSTHVEAIQWNDEASWNYDSTAEEHYYGFGCTIVSTGAKIPIAAEFTQAKQASEETAMRVTRDALAVDTPIWIIGDSAYDTLQWHDFLLDAGVVPVAPYNPRNTDEPLDIEYRVEDQIEEHSEDLQLKQSVLEETYNRRTQVERTNDAVKDCGLGHVRARGRVHARAQVFLALCLRLVVAITNDERGDNPGREMLRV
- a CDS encoding NAD-dependent epimerase/dehydratase family protein — encoded protein: MDNALVIGGTRFIGRHLVSELLDSGYAVTIFNRGNHDNPFEDDPRVQHVQGDRTDDEALRTAKLTVAPDAVFDCVAYKPAEVASAVDVFADVDAYVYISSGAAYGSEVIPKREDETLLCDCTDEQAADDSGASYGPRKAEGDRVVFEAASRGINAMSVRPCIVYGPDDYTERLDYWIDRVLNYDRVVVPGDGTNVWHRAYVEDVASAMRVVAEEGEAGEAYNVGDRRLVTLEEMVEAIADAAGTDVEVVHAGERELAAAGLSMDDFILYRDYPHVLSTDKLARLGWESAPVEEAMRRSVADHRDSDRDGAEHDPGRDAEERVLSILDTL
- a CDS encoding FkbM family methyltransferase — protein: MSAARHLAYTLHYALVRANYERRLVATKKHVGRTSFRSYELYNRHGNDVLLQALLLDLDGGDVVVDVGANTGTYTLAVAASEPSAQVVAVEPHPEVVDQLRANVEVNDFDDRVDLLDCGLGETDESRAFHLSSYDELGSFSRDHASAWGARVVDTASVSMRRLDSLVESGTVPPPDHLKVDVEGFGLNVLRGAEAVLREHRPTVYFELHDARGSHDEAAAKALLRESGYELVPVREGWVCEPRARAEASRST
- a CDS encoding alanyl-tRNA editing protein; translated protein: MTEARYLDDATTHEFEATVETVRGTDRVVLDRTYFYPEGGGQPHDTGTLSVDGEGCDGETWDVTDVQKRDRIEHVVAGDAPDPGATVTGRVDPARRRAHSRYHTAQHLLSAVLLDEFDAETTGNQLYADHAHLDCAYDRFDGDDLRTIETRLNDLVASDLPVRWYSLDREEAEATLDPDRTRLHLLPESIREVRIVEIGDADDPFDRTACAGTHVESTGDIGTVSIAGRTTQGSAHERVNFVLE
- a CDS encoding metal-dependent transcriptional regulator translates to MNTADQYVKAIYLLQEMENGPAATGALADMMEVSPASANEMIGKLESRGLAEHEKYKGVTLTDDGIVRARDALQTYCIIERFLSNVLDVEEFRAEARELEPVIDGMIAERLDTIIDRNSECPDCFDPETDACEYLDVCGAEPETETEAAD
- a CDS encoding HD domain-containing protein, whose amino-acid sequence is MGVEIKESAVSDAEFEDMKRFVSDYLSASVENEDDGGRMRWYPWHSAEYRFNHILNVVDLATRIADREGADVNVVRVAALFHDISKLEADQEVHAEEGARVAREFLSSHGDYPDSFVDQVCQVVSDHSYQGPLTDVSLETRCLIEADILDKIGANGTALMLLRMGYEARTHMDAAEMVERVFERGRDASDRLETDTAQSFAHQRLKRVKWFREWLEEEVPEMDHDGQFSG